One part of the Mariniflexile litorale genome encodes these proteins:
- a CDS encoding RagB/SusD family nutrient uptake outer membrane protein, with protein sequence MKNLKYIIISFLVVSTFSCQDFLDEVPKDSISPVNFYKTAQDAESAVNGAYAALRVNDYYSRYWITSSALASDGCFTRLGATSDRAEIIQLNDAGMLKSSRYNIAIWSAVWQAINRANAVIDHVPNIEMDPTLRARIVGEAKFLRALTYFNMVRRWGGVPLILNETSTSDISELQVSRDTPEAVYAQIVTDLTDAMAVLPNISSYTGNDVGRASKEAAQGLLAKVQLYTKDFPNAKINALAVINPANGLDLMLDPKDNWWMGNGDVDNNVESVFEVQYNGVSPQGHELGNNFEPNNNGYGPGQWGTIIGSLWWFNQFSDNDKRKPATWLTEFPKLNGGGELVQWQENTYPVPHVNKYRDPDNKIGNSMPYNIKVLRFADVLLTAAEAINESEGPTNAYPYVNRVRFRAGLPDLSGLTKEELREAIYLEFRKELCFEGQDYEELVRQGKLLTNKTAYATYTVPTMYDDNGNVFVPGQALLDRIKLYQPNLTFYELDAHNTIFPIPQTAIDKNPNLKPQNQGYPQ encoded by the coding sequence ATGAAAAATCTAAAATATATAATAATTTCATTCTTGGTGGTAAGTACATTCTCCTGCCAAGATTTCCTTGATGAAGTTCCCAAGGATTCCATTTCTCCTGTTAATTTTTACAAGACAGCACAAGACGCTGAGTCAGCTGTAAATGGGGCTTATGCAGCATTAAGAGTTAACGACTATTATTCAAGATATTGGATTACATCAAGCGCACTTGCTTCTGACGGATGTTTTACTCGACTGGGTGCTACCTCAGATCGTGCTGAAATAATCCAATTAAATGATGCTGGGATGTTAAAAAGTTCCCGTTACAATATTGCTATATGGAGTGCTGTATGGCAAGCTATTAATCGGGCCAATGCTGTGATTGATCATGTTCCTAATATTGAAATGGATCCAACGCTTAGGGCTAGGATTGTTGGAGAAGCGAAATTTTTAAGAGCATTGACATACTTTAATATGGTTAGAAGATGGGGTGGTGTTCCACTTATTTTAAACGAAACGAGTACTTCTGATATTAGTGAACTTCAGGTTTCCAGAGATACACCAGAAGCTGTTTATGCTCAAATTGTTACTGATTTAACTGATGCTATGGCAGTTTTGCCTAACATTTCATCTTATACAGGTAATGATGTAGGTCGTGCTTCTAAAGAAGCGGCACAAGGATTATTAGCCAAAGTTCAACTTTATACAAAAGACTTTCCAAATGCTAAAATCAACGCATTGGCAGTTATAAATCCTGCAAATGGTTTAGACTTAATGCTTGATCCAAAAGACAATTGGTGGATGGGTAATGGTGATGTAGATAACAATGTTGAAAGTGTTTTTGAGGTACAGTATAACGGAGTTTCTCCACAAGGTCATGAATTAGGAAATAATTTTGAACCTAATAATAACGGTTACGGACCTGGGCAATGGGGAACAATTATTGGAAGCTTATGGTGGTTCAATCAATTCAGTGATAATGATAAAAGAAAACCAGCAACTTGGTTAACTGAATTCCCAAAACTTAATGGAGGAGGGGAATTGGTTCAATGGCAAGAAAACACATATCCTGTTCCACATGTAAATAAATATAGGGATCCTGATAACAAAATAGGTAATAGTATGCCCTACAACATTAAAGTTTTGAGATTTGCAGATGTTTTATTAACTGCTGCGGAAGCAATAAATGAAAGTGAAGGTCCTACCAATGCTTATCCATATGTAAATAGGGTTAGATTTAGAGCTGGACTTCCAGATTTATCTGGATTAACTAAAGAAGAGCTTCGAGAAGCCATCTATTTAGAGTTTAGAAAAGAACTCTGTTTTGAAGGTCAAGATTATGAGGAATTAGTACGACAAGGCAAACTTCTTACAAATAAAACGGCTTATGCAACATATACGGTTCCAACCATGTATGATGACAATGGAAACGTATTTGTTCCAGGTCAAGCTTTGCTAGATAGAATAAAGCTTTATCAACCAAATTTGACTTTTTATGAACTTGACGCTCATAATACCATTTTTCCTATCCCGCAAACGGCGATTGATAAAAATCCTAATCTTAAACCACAAAACCAAGGATATCCACAATAA
- a CDS encoding VCBS repeat-containing protein, which produces MKPRIQIFILFIIFLSISCNNKTEKKPVLDAIKDEEIVFTGEELAKGYCASCHIYPEANLLDKKTWKHGTLPQMGYRMGIYDDTPRQSLIEAGIGGTLVEEKNIFPLKPILTKKQWKLIVDYYVKNAPDSLAVPHKVLKMGVKGLKIEIPEFHISPPMITAIKYNPELNQVYIADAKADYSTINVLDKNLKSISTLALPSPISHIDCKSDTIFATLMGGFMPTDAPSGSIIKIFKRPGENEYTGFSTILKNIQRPVHATYADMNGDKKEDIIVCEYGNHTGKLSLYLKNNLGQYDKKILSTDPGATTVTVKDFNQDGLPDIMTLMAQGKERIDVYYNQGNGNFKVNTLLNFPSCYGSVSFSIVDWNKDGYDDIIYINGDNADYSMILKPYHGLRIYLNDGKNNFTESFFQHQNGAYKSVCFDFDKDGDLDIALTSFFPDFVNDPQEGFIFMENISTKDSIKFNLKTFKQASSGRWLILEKTDFDKNNFPELLLGSFTGMGINGDVDGKIGKKFVETSPTIMVLKFD; this is translated from the coding sequence ATGAAACCGAGAATTCAAATCTTTATACTGTTTATTATTTTCCTTTCAATTTCCTGCAATAATAAAACTGAAAAGAAGCCTGTTTTGGACGCCATCAAAGATGAAGAAATTGTTTTCACGGGTGAAGAACTGGCAAAAGGATATTGTGCCAGCTGTCATATTTATCCAGAAGCTAATTTGTTAGATAAAAAAACATGGAAACATGGTACGCTTCCTCAAATGGGCTATAGAATGGGAATTTATGATGATACGCCTCGTCAAAGTTTAATAGAAGCCGGTATAGGAGGAACGCTAGTAGAGGAAAAAAACATATTCCCATTAAAACCCATATTGACAAAAAAACAATGGAAGCTAATAGTTGATTATTACGTAAAAAATGCACCAGATAGTTTGGCAGTTCCTCATAAAGTATTAAAAATGGGAGTTAAAGGATTGAAGATTGAAATACCTGAATTTCATATTTCACCTCCAATGATCACAGCCATAAAATATAATCCAGAGTTAAACCAAGTATATATTGCAGATGCTAAGGCAGACTATAGCACTATAAATGTTTTAGATAAAAATTTAAAATCAATAAGCACATTAGCACTTCCATCTCCAATCTCTCATATAGATTGTAAGTCTGATACTATTTTTGCCACTTTAATGGGAGGCTTTATGCCTACAGATGCACCATCAGGTAGTATAATTAAAATATTTAAAAGACCAGGTGAAAATGAATACACAGGGTTTTCAACTATTTTAAAAAATATTCAACGACCGGTTCATGCAACCTATGCTGATATGAATGGCGATAAAAAAGAAGATATTATAGTTTGTGAATATGGTAACCATACAGGTAAACTCAGTCTTTATTTAAAAAATAATTTGGGTCAATACGATAAAAAAATATTATCCACAGACCCTGGAGCTACTACGGTTACGGTAAAAGATTTTAATCAAGATGGTCTTCCCGATATTATGACATTAATGGCTCAAGGCAAAGAACGAATTGATGTATATTACAACCAAGGAAATGGCAATTTTAAAGTAAATACACTATTAAATTTTCCTTCATGCTATGGCTCTGTATCTTTTTCCATAGTCGATTGGAATAAAGATGGATACGACGATATTATTTATATTAATGGTGATAATGCAGATTATTCAATGATTCTAAAGCCTTATCATGGGTTGAGAATCTACCTGAATGATGGTAAAAATAATTTTACAGAATCATTTTTCCAACACCAAAATGGTGCATACAAATCAGTATGCTTTGATTTTGATAAGGATGGTGATTTGGATATAGCATTAACCTCTTTTTTTCCGGATTTTGTTAACGATCCTCAAGAAGGTTTTATTTTTATGGAAAATATAAGCACAAAAGATTCTATAAAGTTTAATCTTAAAACTTTTAAACAAGCTTCATCAGGTAGATGGCTTATCTTAGAAAAAACCGACTTTGATAAAAATAATTTTCCAGAATTGCTTTTAGGCTCTTTTACTGGAATGGGAATTAATGGTGATGTTGATGGAAAAATAGGTAAAAAGTTTGTAGAGACTTCTCCTACGATTATGGTTTTGAAATTTGATTGA